The Penaeus monodon isolate SGIC_2016 chromosome 13, NSTDA_Pmon_1, whole genome shotgun sequence genome contains a region encoding:
- the LOC119579849 gene encoding uncharacterized protein LOC119579849 produces the protein MKGPCVRVFVTLASASAFLLPLLTPTAHAQDSSPSGKWADFFKTKNDINVEMLTNVVTTKTGNAVSSRQGCKESIDLNAGETYVIYSENDGTKLKCTYSVKGPSGKVLGIVCPQFNLNSAGCKAEKFILKISGAKPLTFCETEAPNGKVPGNSLTINYKRKALSSNQCSGGFVCFILVLDGLFMPFALRKRNLALPVLESRLYAFCNKSFAGSGVHWEEKCVQPGGYTLRQAGTCYCIIRGR, from the exons ATGAAGGGTCCATGTGTTCGAGTGTTTGTGACTCTGGCTTCGGCGAGTGCCTTCCTCTTGCCGCTCCTCACGCCCACCGCCCACGCCCAAGACTCTTCTCCTTCT GGGAAATGGGCCGATTTTTTTAAGACGAAAAATGACATCAATGTCGAGATGTTAACCAATGTAGTAACGACCAAGACGGGAAACGCAG TGAGCAGCAGACAGGGCTGTAAGGAATCGATCGACTTAAACGCAGGGGAAACTTATGTAATTTATTCAGAAAATGACGGAACCAAACTTAAGTGCACGTATTCAGTTAAG GGTCCATCTGGAAAAGTCTTGGGCATCGTGTGTCCCCAGTTTAACTTGAACTCTGCAGGCTGTAAGGCAGAGAAATTCATCCTGAAGATAAG TGGGGCCAAACCGCTCACCTTCTGCGAGACGGAAGCGCCCAACGGCAAGGTGCCCGGGAACAGCCTGACCATCAACTACAAGAGGAAAGCGCTGAGTTCGAACCAGTGCTCCGGTGGCTTCGTGTGCTTCATCCTAGTATTAGATG gcctttttaTGCCTTTTGCTCTACGGAAGCGAAACCTGGCGCTACCAGTTTTGGAGTCTcgtctttatgccttttgtaacaagtcctttgcCGGATCAGGGGTACATTGGGAGGAAAAATGTGTCCAACCCGGGGGCTACACCCTGAGACAGGCAGGGACCTGTtactgcataatccggggtcgctaa
- the LOC119579850 gene encoding serine/threonine-protein kinase shk2-like, translating to MAQESEKFVLEAEQLEELLRSGVKEKLGEGVSGKALLVRWGEGDAVLKLAHSGVSFTDFNPAAIVCSFVGRNTLGKVLENSKLSDKELVRLSLRLCVAVQEVHDKGYIHNDLMDVNVVVDEATGRVSIIDFGNACRPGQNAGYGASSNDNLAPEILGGGSSSTASDVFSVGFMLGQICDEMARPSSELRRLARKMQSAKPRQRPALSAAIKRLNSCH from the exons ATGGCGCAAGAAAGCGAGAAATTTGTCCTCGAGGCCGAGCAGCTCGAGGAGCTCCTCCGCAGCGGTGTTAAGGAGAAGCTGGGCGAGGGAGTGAGCGGCAAGGCGCTGCTCGTCCGCTGGGGCGAGGGCGACGCCGTGCTCAAGCTGGCCCATTCCGGAGTGTCGTTCACAGACTTCAA CCCTGCGGCCATCGTGTGTAGCTTCGTGGGCCGCAACACCCTGGGGAAGGTGTTGGAGAACTCGAAGCTGTCTGACAAGGAGCTGGTCCGCCTGAGCCTGCGGCTGTGCGTGGCCGTCCAGGAGGTGCACGACAAGGGCTATATTCACAACGACCTGATGGACGTCAACGTGGTCGTGGACGAGGCCACAGGGCGCGTGAGCATCATCGACTTCGGCAACGCCTGCCGCCCTGGCCAGAACGCCGGCTACGGCGCCAGCTCCAACGACAACCTGGCGCCCGAAATCCTGGGCGGCGGCTCGAGCAGCACAGCCTCCGACGTGTTCTCGGTCGGCTTCATGCTGGGGCAGATCTGCGACGAGATGGCCCGGCCCTCCAGCGAGCTCAGGCGCCTGGCGCGGAAGATGCAGAGCGCAAAGCCCCGCCAGAGGCCCGCCCTGTCCGCCGCCATCAAGCGCCTCAACAGCTGCCACTGA
- the LOC119579851 gene encoding uncharacterized protein LOC119579851 produces MAASARKVILAMSFCLGMVAEISLYVSRGITSPKPRYEMAPRPTQDVTHQQHLLGENHDVNMTLQEEIPDDLKTEPDHGVDTTSLKKILVWNDPISTTTTSHSLIFNNLKLPQLSSDTSLPTPYLPQHLTSHRLIFRHTHFTALFHNSPSKNFISNNSLQASSP; encoded by the exons ATGGCGGCCAGCGCGAGGAAG gtGATCCTCGCCATGTCCTTCTGCCTCGGAATGGTCGCCGAGATCTCCCTTTACGTCTCCCgagg CATCACTTCGCCAAAACCCCGCTACGAAATGGCCCCCAGACCGACACAAGATGTAACACACCAACAGCATCTCCTTGGCGAAAACCATGACGTAAATATGACATTACAGGAAGAGATACCAGATGACCTCAAGACAGAGCCAGACCACGGCGTGGATACCACGTCACTGAAGAAAATATTGGTCTGGAATGAT CCTATCTCCACAACCACCACCTCCCACAGCCTTATCTTCAACAACCTCAAACTTCCACAGCTATCTTCCGACACCTCCCTCCCAACACCTTATCTTCCTCAACACCTCACTTCCCACAGGCTTATCTTCCGACATACCCATTTCACAGCCTTATTTCACAACTCACCTTCCAAGAACTTTATTTCCAACAACTCACTTCAAGCATCATCTCCCTAA